From a region of the Constantimarinum furrinae genome:
- a CDS encoding FecR family protein encodes MKKEDLLEKWLNGEITSAELEVLRTMPEFSSYHKIDEYVKRMQLPVHHTREELSILKQKLSPKKVERSAKVISLSTVIKIAAVLVLLLASYVYIDSLPTTVKTAVAETETIYLPDGSSVILNGASQILYKERGWNNERELELAGEAFFEVAKGETFTVNTEQGSITVLGTKFNVFSKQDNFVVKCFEGRVYVSHNGTGIELSKGETATVLNNQLTKDRVYSSRPGWIFNESSYDDVMLKNVLKELEKQYNIRVSTKNIDVNLRFTGSFTHENLEAALQTVTLPFGFNYSINNTNAVTIFANEPSQE; translated from the coding sequence ATGAAAAAGGAAGATTTACTGGAAAAGTGGTTAAATGGCGAAATAACTTCGGCAGAACTTGAGGTATTAAGAACGATGCCGGAGTTTTCGTCATACCATAAAATAGATGAATACGTTAAACGTATGCAACTTCCTGTACACCATACTCGGGAAGAGTTATCTATTTTAAAACAAAAGTTATCACCCAAAAAAGTCGAGCGTTCTGCAAAAGTAATATCCCTGTCAACGGTTATTAAGATCGCAGCAGTATTAGTGCTACTTCTCGCCTCTTATGTATATATCGATTCGCTGCCTACTACTGTTAAAACAGCGGTAGCAGAGACTGAGACCATATATTTACCAGATGGATCATCGGTAATATTAAATGGGGCCTCACAAATTTTGTATAAGGAAAGAGGATGGAACAATGAACGTGAGCTGGAATTGGCAGGAGAAGCCTTTTTTGAGGTTGCCAAGGGGGAAACGTTTACCGTGAATACGGAACAAGGCTCGATAACTGTTCTGGGAACCAAATTCAATGTGTTTTCAAAACAGGATAACTTTGTAGTGAAATGTTTTGAAGGGCGGGTTTATGTTTCTCATAACGGTACCGGCATCGAACTATCAAAAGGAGAGACTGCCACCGTTTTAAACAACCAGCTGACAAAAGACAGGGTTTATTCATCCAGACCGGGCTGGATCTTTAATGAGAGCAGTTATGACGATGTGATGCTGAAAAACGTACTTAAAGAACTTGAAAAGCAATATAATATTCGTGTTTCAACAAAAAATATTGATGTAAATTTACGTTTCACGGGTAGTTTTACTCATGAAAATCTGGAAGCAGCTTTACAAACCGTAACGTTGCCATTCGGATTCAATTATTCCATAAATAACACGAATGCTGTTACCATTTTTGCTAACGAACCCTCTCAGGAATAG
- a CDS encoding response regulator, translating to MIKVLIVDDHKMVIDGLQLLLKNQQGIEVCGTALTGEEGISQLESVSPDVVLLDINMPGMNGIDTCKKMVQLQPELKIIAISMHKESSLIKLMLGNGAKGYVLKNAGQDEVIEAIQTVYGGKMYLDDTVNEIVVNSVANNSSKKTSSPFPTLSRREKEILELILEEYTTQEIAEKLFISFGTVETHRRNMLIKTGARNTAGLVRISLEYELHK from the coding sequence ATGATAAAAGTACTTATAGTAGATGATCACAAGATGGTAATAGATGGTTTACAATTATTATTGAAAAACCAGCAGGGAATAGAAGTTTGTGGAACGGCTTTAACCGGTGAGGAAGGTATCTCGCAACTCGAAAGTGTTTCCCCTGATGTCGTGCTGTTGGATATCAATATGCCCGGGATGAACGGAATTGACACTTGTAAAAAAATGGTCCAGTTGCAACCTGAGTTAAAGATCATTGCAATTTCGATGCATAAAGAAAGCAGCCTGATTAAATTAATGTTGGGAAACGGAGCCAAAGGGTATGTACTAAAAAATGCTGGGCAGGATGAGGTCATTGAAGCCATACAAACAGTTTATGGAGGTAAAATGTATCTGGATGATACTGTAAACGAGATCGTTGTAAACAGTGTCGCAAACAACAGTTCTAAAAAAACCAGCAGCCCTTTCCCTACACTTTCAAGAAGGGAAAAAGAAATCTTGGAGTTGATCCTGGAAGAATATACCACCCAGGAAATAGCCGAAAAACTCTTTATCAGTTTTGGCACCGTTGAAACCCATAGAAGAAATATGTTAATCAAGACCGGTGCCCGAAATACTGCAGGACTGGTTCGAATCTCACTTGAATACGAATTACACAAATAA
- a CDS encoding TonB-dependent receptor plug domain-containing protein, protein MLLPFLLTNPLRNRILLLFFALIIFNFYSSAQVSTTSGIALQEVLQQLEQKHQVRFSYNAEAIKTVVISDFNLNSPLEITLQTLRSNYPLKFTTIEERYIAVQVTNFRYIDICGVIIDTQSGTPLSHADIITESRQLSTDGGGNFNISSIPENEMIAVYYLGFLVKTVMAKELISEGDCPLLFIDPRLNYLPTVILDSYITKGISKNAEGSVTISNANFEILPSLIEPDVLQIAQVLPGIESFDETASNINIRGGNSDEVLLLWDDIRMYQSGHFFGLISAFNPNLTQEVTIYKNGTHPRFGESVSGVISMKSDEKIPQQVTGGVGINLISTSGYAKIPVSERLSFNVSGRTSINSTLGNPVYNQFFNRVFQNTIITDLQSNTSQGLRSTDEDFNFYDLSVKGIWELSEKDKIQYNFLTINNKLNFTERFINDNLSSANVSELKQRNTVNGLNWRRDWTANFSSKILFHGAKYVLSEENLEINTQELESQRNEVNESGFKADVNVNLTKELLLNAGYQYSDTEILNTLASSTTSFIEKDRNSLVSNAYFANGTLKLFEKQTIITAGLRITEFTTISNTFLEPRFNIYQKLNDDFSLNASGELKSQSIFQFIDVNNKLLGVENKRWTQANGIDIPVLESSQISLGGTFSKNNWIINTEGFYKKVRGISAVNQGFRNQFKDVTALGSYEVKGAEVSINKKAEKLNLWLSYTFMDNRFNFNDLNPMSFPGALDITHSLNLAVTYDFKAFQFSMGSLFRSGTPYTQPIAGNEIVEQNGVSIINFEDPNSSTLRSYFRTDFSAVYNFKLDDTFRGRLNVAFLNIFDRENALNTYYRLEVDEEDNASINRIDQFSLGFTPNLSFQLLF, encoded by the coding sequence ATGCTGTTACCATTTTTGCTAACGAACCCTCTCAGGAATAGAATATTACTCTTATTCTTTGCCCTTATTATTTTTAATTTTTATTCTTCGGCACAGGTTAGTACCACATCCGGGATAGCCCTACAGGAAGTACTTCAACAATTAGAGCAAAAACATCAGGTTCGATTTTCATATAATGCGGAAGCCATTAAAACCGTTGTAATAAGTGATTTTAATTTGAATTCTCCTCTCGAAATCACTTTGCAAACACTTAGGTCCAACTATCCGCTTAAATTTACAACGATAGAGGAGCGCTATATAGCGGTACAAGTGACCAATTTCAGATATATTGATATTTGTGGAGTCATAATTGATACGCAATCGGGCACCCCCCTAAGTCATGCCGATATCATTACGGAATCACGACAACTAAGTACCGATGGCGGTGGAAACTTTAACATTTCCAGTATTCCCGAAAATGAAATGATCGCTGTATATTACTTAGGTTTTCTGGTAAAAACAGTGATGGCAAAGGAATTAATTTCTGAAGGAGATTGTCCGTTGCTTTTTATCGATCCCAGGCTAAACTATCTTCCAACAGTAATTCTGGATAGCTATATAACTAAGGGAATTTCTAAAAACGCCGAAGGATCAGTAACGATCTCCAATGCTAATTTTGAAATTCTACCCAGTTTAATTGAACCTGATGTTTTACAGATCGCACAAGTTCTACCCGGGATTGAGAGTTTTGATGAAACTGCCTCCAATATTAACATTCGAGGTGGAAATAGCGATGAAGTATTATTGCTTTGGGATGACATAAGAATGTACCAGAGCGGACACTTTTTTGGATTGATCTCTGCATTCAATCCCAACCTTACTCAGGAAGTCACCATTTATAAAAACGGCACACATCCGCGTTTTGGAGAGAGTGTTTCAGGGGTGATAAGCATGAAATCTGATGAAAAGATCCCTCAACAGGTTACAGGAGGTGTTGGCATCAACTTAATAAGCACAAGCGGTTACGCAAAGATCCCGGTTTCAGAGCGGTTATCTTTTAACGTTTCGGGTAGAACATCAATAAACAGCACTTTAGGGAACCCGGTATACAATCAGTTTTTCAACAGGGTTTTTCAGAATACGATAATTACCGATCTTCAAAGCAACACATCTCAAGGCTTGCGTTCTACCGACGAAGATTTCAACTTTTACGATCTAAGTGTAAAAGGAATTTGGGAGCTTTCAGAAAAAGATAAGATTCAGTACAACTTCCTTACCATCAACAACAAACTCAATTTTACCGAACGATTTATAAATGATAATTTAAGTTCTGCAAATGTGAGTGAACTAAAGCAGCGAAACACGGTTAACGGATTGAATTGGCGCCGTGATTGGACGGCTAATTTCAGTTCTAAAATTCTGTTTCACGGCGCCAAATATGTACTTAGCGAAGAAAATCTTGAGATCAATACACAAGAACTTGAATCCCAACGCAATGAAGTAAATGAAAGCGGTTTTAAGGCAGATGTCAACGTCAATCTTACTAAAGAACTGCTATTAAACGCCGGGTATCAATACAGCGATACCGAAATCCTGAACACTCTTGCTTCAAGCACTACTTCCTTTATAGAAAAAGATCGGAATTCGCTGGTGTCTAATGCGTATTTTGCCAATGGTACCCTAAAACTATTCGAAAAACAGACTATTATTACTGCGGGACTTCGAATTACCGAATTTACTACTATTTCGAACACATTTCTTGAACCTCGTTTTAACATCTACCAGAAATTGAATGACGACTTTAGTTTAAATGCTTCAGGAGAATTAAAGAGTCAGTCGATATTTCAATTTATAGATGTAAACAACAAATTACTTGGCGTTGAAAATAAACGATGGACACAGGCTAACGGCATAGACATTCCGGTTCTTGAAAGCAGTCAGATCTCTCTTGGAGGGACTTTCAGCAAGAATAATTGGATCATAAATACGGAAGGATTTTATAAGAAAGTACGAGGTATTTCGGCTGTAAACCAAGGCTTTAGAAACCAATTCAAGGATGTGACGGCTTTAGGTTCCTATGAGGTAAAAGGCGCAGAAGTAAGTATCAATAAAAAGGCAGAGAAATTAAATCTGTGGCTAAGTTATACGTTTATGGACAATCGGTTTAACTTTAATGACCTCAACCCTATGAGTTTTCCCGGAGCTTTAGATATCACTCATTCCTTAAATTTGGCGGTTACTTACGATTTCAAAGCTTTTCAGTTTTCTATGGGAAGCCTATTTAGAAGTGGTACTCCATATACACAGCCTATAGCAGGAAATGAGATCGTGGAACAAAACGGGGTTTCCATAATTAATTTTGAGGATCCTAATTCAAGTACGTTACGAAGCTATTTTAGAACCGACTTTTCGGCCGTTTACAATTTTAAATTGGATGATACCTTTCGCGGTCGACTTAATGTCGCTTTCTTGAACATTTTTGACAGAGAGAATGCCTTAAATACCTATTACCGTCTGGAAGTCGATGAAGAAGATAACGCTAGTATTAACCGAATCGATCAGTTTTCACTTGGCTTTACGCCCAACCTATCCTTTCAGTTACTTTTTTAG
- a CDS encoding RNA polymerase sigma factor, giving the protein MNKENNTCVEGVFDRIYKEISPSLRNFAYFKCGDEDQSNDLVQEAFIKLWDNCKKVPPTKAKSFLYTVTNNLFLNTVAHKKVVFKYAEGVSEKINKQTPQFALEEKEFGERLEAAISNLTEVQRTAFLMSRVEGKKYREIAEILGISEKAAGKRIHDALEELRKSIEKI; this is encoded by the coding sequence ATGAATAAAGAAAATAATACGTGTGTGGAAGGTGTTTTTGATCGTATTTATAAGGAAATTTCACCCTCACTTCGCAATTTTGCTTATTTTAAATGTGGTGATGAAGATCAATCCAATGATCTTGTTCAGGAAGCCTTTATTAAGCTTTGGGATAATTGTAAGAAAGTCCCTCCTACAAAGGCAAAATCATTTCTGTATACTGTTACCAACAATCTTTTCTTAAATACAGTGGCTCATAAAAAGGTGGTGTTTAAGTATGCTGAAGGCGTTTCAGAAAAAATAAACAAACAAACACCGCAATTTGCCCTGGAAGAAAAAGAATTTGGAGAACGGCTTGAAGCTGCTATTTCCAACCTTACCGAAGTACAACGTACAGCATTTTTGATGAGTAGAGTGGAAGGAAAAAAATACAGGGAAATAGCCGAAATTTTGGGAATAAGCGAGAAGGCAGCGGGAAAAAGGATCCACGATGCATTGGAGGAATTGCGCAAGAGTATTGAAAAAATTTAA